One Polaribacter sp. SA4-12 genomic window carries:
- a CDS encoding ABC transporter substrate-binding protein, whose product MSTKRIQLKGITWNHSRGFTSMVATAQRFTELNPNVDITWEKRSLQAFADEPINELAKRYDLLIIDHPWAGFAGKNNVILPLDEYLPKAFLKDLEENTVGRSHESYSSNGHQWALAVDAATPVAASRPDILEENGLKLPETYDNLLALAKKGLVIMPGIPQDTLMNFYMMCCTMGEDVCTSKEHVVSEEVGIKALKMLRELAVEMDPQVFDWNPIQCYEAMTLTDKYAYCPWAYGYTNYSRKGYSRKPLHFHDMVDIKGFGKAISTLGGTGLAVSAETKEIETVMKYVEYVGSDECQKTVFFDNGGQPGHRKSWTDEYTNSLTANFFKNTLPSLDRAFLRPRYNGHMYFQDRAGTPIREYMMNGGDEKELLSRLNELYIKSLDK is encoded by the coding sequence ATGAGTACAAAAAGAATACAGTTAAAAGGAATTACTTGGAATCATAGTCGTGGGTTTACATCTATGGTTGCAACAGCACAAAGATTTACAGAGTTAAATCCAAATGTTGATATCACTTGGGAAAAAAGATCATTGCAAGCTTTTGCCGATGAACCAATTAATGAATTAGCAAAACGTTACGATTTGTTAATCATAGATCATCCTTGGGCAGGTTTTGCTGGGAAAAATAATGTGATTTTACCTTTAGATGAATATTTGCCAAAAGCATTTTTAAAAGATTTAGAAGAGAACACAGTAGGGCGTTCTCATGAGAGTTATTCTTCTAATGGTCATCAATGGGCTTTAGCTGTAGATGCTGCAACTCCTGTTGCTGCAAGTCGCCCAGATATTTTAGAAGAAAACGGATTAAAATTACCAGAAACCTATGACAATTTATTAGCACTTGCTAAAAAAGGATTAGTGATTATGCCTGGGATTCCTCAAGACACATTAATGAATTTTTATATGATGTGTTGTACAATGGGAGAAGATGTTTGTACTTCAAAAGAACACGTTGTTAGTGAGGAAGTAGGAATAAAAGCTTTAAAAATGCTAAGAGAATTAGCTGTTGAAATGGATCCTCAGGTTTTTGATTGGAATCCAATTCAATGTTATGAGGCTATGACTTTAACAGATAAATATGCATATTGTCCTTGGGCTTATGGGTACACAAATTATAGTAGAAAAGGATATTCTAGAAAACCTTTACACTTCCATGATATGGTAGATATTAAAGGTTTTGGTAAAGCAATTTCAACTTTAGGTGGAACTGGATTAGCGGTTTCTGCAGAAACTAAAGAAATAGAAACTGTTATGAAATATGTAGAATATGTTGGGTCTGATGAATGTCAGAAAACAGTATTTTTTGATAATGGCGGACAACCAGGACATAGAAAATCTTGGACAGATGAATACACTAATAGTTTAACTGCAAATTTCTTTAAGAACACATTACCAAGTTTAGATAGAGCGTTTTTACGCCCAAGATATAATGGTCATATGTATTTTCAAGACAGAGCAGGAACTCCAATTAGAGAGTATATGATGAATGGAGGCGATGAAAAAGAATTGCTTTCTAGATTAAATGAATTGTACATCAAATCACTAGATAAATAA
- a CDS encoding CaiB/BaiF CoA transferase family protein, whose product MRPLEGVLVLEFAQFMAGPSAGLKLADLGARVIKIERPNTGEAGRQIALKNLFLDGSSLVFHTVNRNKDSYAANLKDPEDLARVKKLIEQADVMTHNFRPGVMEKIGLDYSIAKELNPKLVYATVTGYGTKGPWAKKPGQDLLVQSMSGFANLSGDKNDDPVPIGAAVSDIITGTHLAHGILASLIKREKTNKGSLVEVSLLESTLDLQFEVITTYLNDGNKKPERTKEGSANPYLGAPYGVYKTKDGYISIAMGSLLKLGEVLECTELSVYTNSDSWFTQRDEIMDIIRSFLIHKNTNDWLTVLEAEGIWCSDVFNYESLLNHEAYKVLKMDQKFSLLSGEEVHTLRCPIQVNDEKLFANKPAPRVGQHTEDIIKEFNL is encoded by the coding sequence ATGAGACCATTAGAAGGTGTTTTAGTTCTAGAATTTGCTCAATTTATGGCTGGTCCTTCAGCAGGATTGAAATTAGCAGATTTAGGAGCCAGAGTTATCAAAATTGAAAGACCTAACACAGGTGAAGCAGGAAGGCAGATTGCACTTAAAAACTTGTTTTTAGATGGAAGTAGTTTGGTTTTTCATACTGTAAATAGAAATAAAGATTCTTACGCAGCAAACTTAAAAGATCCAGAAGATTTAGCACGTGTTAAAAAGCTAATTGAGCAAGCAGATGTAATGACACACAATTTTCGCCCAGGAGTTATGGAGAAAATTGGTTTAGATTATTCAATTGCAAAAGAACTAAATCCTAAACTGGTATACGCAACCGTTACTGGTTATGGAACTAAAGGTCCTTGGGCAAAAAAACCAGGTCAAGATTTATTAGTACAATCAATGTCTGGTTTTGCAAATTTATCTGGAGATAAAAATGATGATCCAGTGCCAATAGGTGCTGCAGTTTCAGATATTATTACAGGAACACATTTAGCGCACGGAATTTTAGCAAGTTTAATTAAAAGAGAAAAAACAAATAAAGGTTCTTTGGTGGAAGTTAGTTTGTTAGAATCTACATTAGATCTTCAGTTTGAGGTGATTACTACTTATTTAAATGATGGGAATAAAAAACCAGAAAGAACAAAAGAAGGTTCTGCAAATCCATATTTAGGTGCTCCTTATGGAGTCTATAAAACCAAAGACGGATATATTTCAATAGCAATGGGGTCTCTTTTAAAGTTAGGTGAAGTTTTAGAATGTACTGAGTTAAGTGTTTACACCAATTCAGATTCTTGGTTCACTCAAAGAGATGAAATAATGGATATTATAAGATCATTTTTAATTCATAAAAACACCAATGATTGGTTAACAGTTTTAGAAGCTGAAGGTATCTGGTGTTCAGATGTTTTTAATTATGAATCATTATTAAATCACGAAGCATATAAAGTACTTAAAATGGATCAGAAATTCTCATTACTTTCAGGAGAAGAGGTGCATACATTAAGGTGTCCAATACAAGTGAACGATGAAAAGTTATTCGCAAATAAACCAGCTCCAAGAGTTGGTCAGCATACAGAAGATATTATTAAAGAATTTAATCTATAG
- a CDS encoding CaiB/BaiF CoA transferase family protein, whose translation MKPLQDILVIDLSQFLSAPSATLRMADLGARVIKVERPGTGDICRQLYVSNVNLNGESTIFRAINRNKESFAADLKNDIDKQRVLKLIEQADVLIHNFRPGVIERLGFDYETIQKINPNIVYGDISGYGSEGPWKTKPGQDLLLQSLSGLTWLNGIEGSGPTPVGLAIVDILSGAHLVQGILAALLKKAKTGKGSKVSVSMLESILDFQFESITTFYHDGGAPTVRPKNNSAHAYLGAPYGVYQTTNGYMALAMGSIPVLGELLGCEPLKQYEEVASWFTKRDEIKKTLANHLSTDSTEKWLSILEPADIWCASVMDWDTLFAQDGFKVLEMIQKVKMGDGFEYETTRCPIRIDGEILTSSLGSPALGEHTEAIVNELIS comes from the coding sequence ATGAAACCATTACAAGATATATTAGTTATAGATTTAAGTCAGTTTTTATCTGCACCTTCAGCAACATTAAGAATGGCTGATTTAGGAGCAAGAGTTATAAAAGTTGAAAGACCAGGTACAGGAGACATTTGTCGTCAATTATATGTTTCAAATGTCAATTTAAATGGTGAATCTACTATTTTTAGAGCCATAAACAGAAACAAAGAAAGTTTTGCAGCAGACTTAAAAAACGATATTGACAAACAACGTGTTTTAAAATTGATTGAACAAGCAGATGTTTTAATACATAATTTTAGACCAGGTGTTATAGAGCGACTTGGATTTGATTATGAAACGATTCAGAAAATAAACCCAAATATTGTTTATGGAGATATTTCAGGATATGGTTCTGAAGGTCCTTGGAAAACAAAACCAGGACAAGATTTATTACTTCAATCATTATCTGGTTTAACTTGGTTAAACGGAATTGAAGGAAGTGGTCCAACACCAGTTGGTTTAGCAATTGTTGATATTTTATCGGGTGCACATTTGGTGCAAGGTATTTTAGCTGCATTATTAAAAAAGGCAAAAACAGGCAAAGGAAGTAAAGTTTCTGTGAGTATGTTAGAGTCTATTTTAGATTTTCAATTCGAATCGATTACAACATTTTATCACGATGGAGGAGCACCAACTGTTCGTCCAAAAAACAATAGCGCACACGCATATTTAGGAGCGCCTTATGGTGTTTATCAAACCACAAACGGTTATATGGCATTGGCAATGGGATCAATTCCTGTTCTTGGAGAATTGTTAGGTTGTGAACCTTTAAAACAATATGAAGAAGTTGCATCTTGGTTTACAAAAAGAGATGAAATAAAGAAAACGTTAGCCAATCATTTATCTACAGATAGTACAGAAAAATGGTTGTCAATCTTAGAACCTGCAGACATTTGGTGTGCAAGTGTAATGGATTGGGATACTTTATTTGCTCAAGATGGTTTTAAGGTTTTAGAAATGATTCAAAAAGTAAAAATGGGAGATGGTTTCGAATATGAAACTACTAGATGTCCTATTAGAATTGATGGAGAAATTTTAACGTCAAGCCTTGGTTCTCCTGCTTTAGGTGAACACACAGAAGCAATTGTAAACGAGCTAATTTCTTAA
- a CDS encoding ABC transporter substrate-binding protein gives MENNKFRIAVRKFDAFESAIDKIWESFCKQTGCKLELEAVPLDLHPLYDTILKEEGLKNGTWDVSLINTDWITEAYTSNSIEDLTPFIEENSPSDFPKGWSRSLLYKQEFDGKTVGLPFHDGPECLIYRKDLFESVEEGIAFYEAYGKPLEIPKTWDDLMQVAEFFNRPEQGLYGTTFAAFPDGHNTVFDFCLQLWTRNGELFDENKKIKLNSDAAIEGMEFYRKALKNTNAIHPDSRNFDSVKSGMAFANGNLAMMVNWFGFASMCEFLEDSKVKGKVDIANVPAGPTGEGTSLNAYWMYVIGSGSQHKDLAYDFIQFAVNEENDKLLTLEGAIGCRKSTWHDKDVNKEVPYYHKLEELHLKTRSLPRKSNWSEIADVIDQLVVEVINTSNDIKTILNNSQKEIDRIENN, from the coding sequence ATGGAAAACAATAAATTTAGAATAGCTGTTAGAAAATTTGATGCTTTTGAAAGCGCCATAGATAAAATTTGGGAATCATTCTGTAAACAAACTGGTTGTAAATTAGAATTGGAAGCAGTTCCTTTAGATTTACATCCTTTGTATGATACTATTTTAAAAGAAGAGGGTTTAAAAAACGGAACTTGGGATGTATCACTAATAAATACAGATTGGATAACTGAAGCATATACTTCAAATTCTATAGAAGATTTAACACCTTTTATAGAGGAAAACTCTCCAAGTGATTTTCCTAAAGGATGGTCAAGGTCATTATTATATAAACAAGAGTTTGATGGAAAAACTGTTGGTTTACCTTTTCACGATGGACCAGAATGTTTAATTTACAGAAAAGATTTATTCGAATCTGTTGAAGAAGGAATCGCTTTTTATGAAGCTTATGGCAAACCTTTAGAAATTCCGAAAACTTGGGATGATTTAATGCAAGTTGCCGAATTTTTCAATAGACCAGAACAAGGTTTATACGGAACCACATTTGCAGCTTTTCCTGATGGACATAATACTGTTTTTGATTTCTGCCTACAATTATGGACACGTAATGGTGAATTGTTTGACGAAAATAAAAAAATAAAACTAAATTCTGATGCTGCAATAGAAGGTATGGAATTCTACAGAAAAGCATTAAAAAACACCAATGCAATTCATCCAGATTCTCGCAATTTTGATTCTGTAAAATCAGGAATGGCTTTCGCAAATGGAAACTTAGCAATGATGGTAAACTGGTTTGGTTTTGCATCTATGTGTGAGTTTTTAGAAGATTCTAAGGTAAAAGGAAAAGTAGATATTGCAAATGTTCCTGCAGGACCAACTGGAGAAGGAACTTCTTTAAATGCATATTGGATGTATGTTATCGGAAGTGGAAGTCAGCATAAAGATTTAGCATACGATTTTATTCAATTTGCTGTAAATGAAGAGAATGATAAACTTCTAACTTTAGAAGGCGCAATAGGTTGTCGTAAATCTACTTGGCACGATAAAGATGTAAATAAAGAAGTACCTTATTATCATAAATTAGAAGAATTACATCTTAAAACAAGATCACTTCCTAGAAAAAGTAATTGGTCAGAAATTGCAGATGTAATAGATCAATTAGTTGTTGAAGTTATAAATACTTCAAATGATATAAAAACAATTTTAAACAATTCTCAGAAAGAGATTGATCGCATAGAAAATAATTAA
- a CDS encoding Gfo/Idh/MocA family protein produces the protein MEIVYKPELPKEKRPIYIIGAGGIVRDAHLPAYRNAGFVVEGITNRTKQRATDLAASFNIPNVYDNVQDLVAAAPENAVFDLTLMPNQFVATLELLPDEAAVLIQKPMGDSYDQTLEILEVCRRKKLKAAINCQMRFVPYIMAAKNIIDQGLIGELYDFEVRLTTYTPWEYFPNVVNHPRLEIQQHSIHYIDLIRSFLGNPKKVYARTLRNPGKPMSSTRTTAIMDYNDATRAIINTNHDHNFGEKNQESFVKWEGTKGAIKARIGLLLDYPNGKPDLFQYCIVKEGEEPKWVEVELEGSWFPDAFVGTMASLMRYVEGSTDELPTSVEDVAHSMAVVEAAYASNNDGGITPNYDI, from the coding sequence ATGGAAATAGTTTACAAACCAGAATTACCAAAAGAAAAGCGTCCAATTTATATAATTGGCGCAGGAGGAATAGTTCGTGATGCACATTTACCAGCATACAGAAATGCAGGTTTTGTTGTAGAGGGAATTACAAATAGAACAAAGCAACGTGCAACAGATTTAGCAGCATCATTTAACATTCCTAATGTTTATGATAACGTACAAGATTTGGTTGCTGCAGCTCCAGAGAATGCCGTTTTTGATTTAACGTTAATGCCTAATCAATTTGTGGCAACTTTAGAGTTGTTACCAGATGAAGCAGCAGTTTTAATTCAAAAACCGATGGGTGATAGTTACGACCAAACTTTAGAAATTTTAGAGGTTTGTCGTAGAAAAAAATTAAAAGCAGCAATTAACTGTCAAATGCGTTTTGTGCCATATATTATGGCAGCAAAAAATATAATTGATCAAGGCTTAATTGGTGAATTGTACGATTTTGAAGTCCGTTTAACAACCTATACACCTTGGGAGTATTTTCCAAATGTGGTTAATCATCCACGTTTAGAAATTCAGCAACATAGTATTCATTATATCGATTTAATTCGTTCGTTTTTAGGAAATCCTAAGAAGGTGTATGCTAGAACATTGAGAAACCCTGGTAAACCAATGTCATCAACAAGAACAACAGCTATAATGGATTATAATGACGCTACACGTGCCATTATAAATACGAATCACGATCATAATTTTGGTGAGAAAAATCAAGAGAGTTTTGTGAAATGGGAAGGAACAAAAGGAGCAATTAAAGCAAGAATTGGTTTGTTGTTAGATTATCCTAATGGAAAACCAGATTTATTCCAGTACTGTATCGTAAAAGAAGGCGAAGAGCCTAAATGGGTTGAGGTTGAATTAGAAGGTTCTTGGTTTCCTGATGCTTTTGTAGGTACTATGGCTTCTTTAATGCGTTATGTTGAAGGTTCTACAGATGAATTACCAACAAGTGTTGAAGATGTAGCACATTCTATGGCAGTAGTAGAAGCAGCATATGCTTCAAATAATGATGGAGGTATAACTCCCAATTACGATATTTAA